The genomic segment ATATGTGAGGAGTCCACCTATAAAGTTACCGATCTAGGTACGATAAGAAGTCTGCATGATACAAAGTCGGCAGTGGTTGTTGAACATACCGGAGTGCCGCCCAGCCAAAACGCGGTGCGAAAAGCTTGCTCTGATCTTGTCCACCAGTTACTGGTTAGGATCACAAAGACTGGTCCAGTTATGCTTTCAAGAAGACCCAGGAAGAACCTGAGAGCCATGATTCCAGCAAAGTTGTAACAAACGCCTAGGTTGCCGAGTTAGACAGCTTTACGGCGATTTTGGGTGGATGGGCTTACAGGTAAGGAGAACCAGGATGGACCACACGCATACGGCGCCAGAGATGAACTTTCCTGCGTATTGGGGGTATTTTTGCACCAGTCTTGACCACGTTAAGGAGCCGACCATGTAGCCAATGTAGAAGATACTACGAGAGTTAGCATGAGGAGTAGATATAATGTATGTGAGGAAGTTTGTTACCTTCCTAGCCAACTGTAGTTGGTTCCTTTCAAATGGAGCGCTTCTTGGATTCCAAAGATGGAACTGTAATTGAGGATCGTCTTGTCCAGAAACTAGAGCACTAAATTAGTAAATGGCCTTGGAATGAAATAGAAGAGGCATATACCGAAAATATGTAACACCCACACATCAGTGGCAGAAGAATAAAGTCAATCTTCCGCCTGACCCTTGTGCTCTCCTTCTCAGAGTACGAAATATGATCAACCTGGCCATAGACCTTCATCTTTGCCTCTCCATTGTCCTTGGAGATACTCTCAACATGATCAGACATTGTGTTTGGCTTCTGCATGTCTTGTTCATAAgcttcctcaacctcatgGGGTTGATCCTGATGCTGGGAAGCCATTTTCGACAGACCACTTTGTTTCAGACGGGAATGAATGCTTCAATGCGGGGAAAGTAGAGAGAATGGGAGCACCAAAACACGGGGTCCTGTCCCGAGCGGCATGACGATAGCTTTAAATGCAGTTTCCCCGGATTTAAATGCCCATGCTAGTTGTGACGATGTCGGATACAGGATGAAAGTGTCACTAGCTGTGGCGTCGATGGCTTGTTGATATAAGTCATGCCAGTGGTTGAGGTGGAAGACTTTGGTGGAGCTGTTTCGCCGACTTAGTCGGATCGACTATCTCGGCACCGAGGCTgcattgatggtgttgggaACGAGGTAGTGCGACAGTATCGGCAAATAAATTGGTTTTGAGAAGATCATTATGGACTTAAATGAGCGTGTATATATGTTGGCAGTATATCTTGTATAGACTGGCTCTGAGTTCTATGGTGGCTTGGCAGATGTAAAGTTGACTGAGAAttcacaaaccaccaaaatgaCGGTTGACCAACAGATTCGGGAGCCTGTTCAGATTACGGCCCCAACCATAACTCACCTGCCAGAAACTGAAATCTCCAAAACAGTTGTCATTGAGCCATATCATGTCGATTTGCTCCCAGAGTACAACTACGTCAGCCGAGAATACCTAATTAGCGGTACAGCATACGGACAGCCATATTGCACCCGCATTCTTCTACGATGCCCTGCGGATCCAGAACAATTTACTGGATTCGTAGTAGAAGAGCCTTCGCATCTATGGGGTGGAACAAGTATTTGGCGTCACATCAACCGATGGTTAATGAGGAACGGTGAGTACACCGGTCAAACGCTTATGCAGTTTAGAAAATCTAACAGTGTATAGGCCACGCATGGTTAGAGGTAGACTCACAAAGTCCCTCTGCAATCAGTAAAATAAAACATGCAGATCCAGAGCGCTACCAAGCCATGCATTTCATACCCGGACCCCTCGCAAATGAGTTCTCAGAAAACATCCCCTTCGAGACAGAAGTCACCAAGGACTCACTGTGGGAGACATACAACTCCTTCAAAGCCCAATGGTGGCCCGCCACGCCTCAATCTCCTGAAATCATTGCGGCTGCTTCGTATGCTTTGCGCAGCGGAAAACTAGGCTTGACTGCGACTCGAGTAGTTCTCAGCGGACTCTCGCAGACTGGCGGGCTGACGAGACGGTTCATCACCCACTCGTCTCATTTGCGGTTGCCGGATGGTACATTGCCATTTGAGGGCTATGTTCCATGCCAATCGGGAGGGTCTGCACTACCTGATTGCCCTGGAGTCAAGATTATTGAACTACTGGGGGAATCAGAGTTTCAAACAGTCAGGCTGCCATGCGGAATTGGCGGGCAGGTTAAAGAGACGCTGCACCGACGACCGGACAGCGACTCATTCCGGCTGTATGAAATTGCAGGCATGGCTCATCGGGAATCGAGATATCCATCCGCCATTGATACGAAACGATGGGCTGTTGCGGACTTGAAAGGAGCCAAATGGAGCACCTTTTCGAACTCGTTTATTTATCACGCTGTGTTTGAAGCTCTTGAGAAATGGACGGGCGACGAGAGTATAAGTCCACCAGCTGGAGTTATTCTTGAGACGGTCGGCCAGACGGATGAGATTGAGAGGGATATTCACGGGAATGCACTTGGTGGAGTGAGGACGCTGCATACAGAAGTGCCGTTGTCGCGACTTGTGGCTGCGACGCCAAAGGGTCGACCAAATTGGTATTGCGGTGAGTTCACTGCTGTAAGTGTCATTTTTAGTATCTTACTGACTTTTTTTAGGCTCGGAATGGGATTTCAGCAAAGACAAGTTGCGGGAATTATATGGTACAGTGGATAACTATCGACAACTTGCTGGGCGAGCGATTCAGGACCAGATCAAAGCTGGGTTTTTGCTGCGAGGCGATGCAGAGACGTTGAGACGGGAGACTATAGAAAAGGTTGTGTTTTAGATTTGAGATTGCATTTTATAGGAATAATGAGAGTCAAGTAGATATTGTATGGTGGTTACATAGTTAATagttgtggtgatgatgcggCGACGGAGCAGATTTCCTATCTGGGAAGGAAATCGCCGAGGCCACCGATTGACCATGTCACTCGCCCCATCCTTCTGTATTTCAAGCTCACTACAGCTGTGCATACCTAGAAATACAATGGGTATCCCACTGAAAAGGTCCATGTTTGGTGCctggcattcaatgttggggtATTGACGTGGTTCCAACGTTCCATGTCGGTACTTCGGCAACACACATCGATGCCTCGGCTCTCCACAACCCCATTCATAAACCCCGGACTCCGCGCCGGTCGCCGCTCACGGCCATCTCCAAATGAACTTCATCTCGTAAACCCGCGTCATCCTTCACTTCAGCATATAGACAGAGTGGAGCGCATTGCATTTCAAAATGAAGGGAATCGAAGTCAAGGAATATGTCAAGGTATGCACGTACCGTGAAACCACCTCACCGCTCACATACTGATGTGGTTTCCAGTCCCCAACGGAGCTCAAGGTGGCGGAGCTTGCAGACCCTGTGCCCAAAGATGACGAGTATCTGATTGAGGTTCGCGCGGCGGCCACCAATTTCTTTGATGTCCTTCAGATTGCGGGCAAATACCAGAACCAACCACGTATGTATCCCTTCACCAGAGCAGGATGCCTGATCAAATTGCTGATTCGCGACACAGCCTTCCCATGGATTGCGGGCGCCGAGTTCGCTGGTGTCGTCATTTCAACGCCTAAGGGGTCCAAGAACCCCCAGTTTCCCAAGGGAGCCCGGGTTTTCGGCGCTACTCAAGGAGCATATGCGTCCAAGTGTGTTGCTAAGGAGGTGGCCATGCTGCCTGTCCCTGAGGGCTGGTCGTTCACCGAGGCGGCCGGTCTGTTCGTCACTGCCCCTACGAGTTACGGCGCCCTTGTGGTGAGGGCGAATGTCAAGCAGGGAGATTATGTGTTGGTTCATGCGGCGGCTGGTGGAGTTGGTCTGGCTGCTGTTCAAGGTGAGTTGCGGGTTTCCAAAGAAGACAAACCGGATGATGGCGAATGCTGATGTTATTTTCGTTCTCAGTTGCCAAAGCATTCGGCGCTACAGTCATTGCAACAGCATCTACCCCTCGCAAATTGGAAGTTGCCAAGTCGTTTGGCGCAGACCACGTCCTCGACTACAAGGACCCGGAGTGGCCggccaaggtcaagaagCTTACTCCCAAGGGTCGCGGTGTTGACATTGTCTACGACCC from the Pochonia chlamydosporia 170 chromosome 6, whole genome shotgun sequence genome contains:
- a CDS encoding alcohol dehydrogenase (similar to Neurospora crassa OR74A XP_001728187.1); this translates as MKGIEVKEYVKSPTELKVAELADPVPKDDEYLIEVRAAATNFFDVLQIAGKYQNQPPFPWIAGAEFAGVVISTPKGSKNPQFPKGARVFGATQGAYASKCVAKEVAMLPVPEGWSFTEAAGLFVTAPTSYGALVVRANVKQGDYVLVHAAAGGVGLAAVQVAKAFGATVIATASTPRKLEVAKSFGADHVLDYKDPEWPAKVKKLTPKGRGVDIVYDPVGLVDKSTKCTAWNGRILIVGFAGGAIEKVAMNKVLLKNISLVGIHWGAYSINERETIPVVWQGITKLVKEGKFRGTEFTDEEFVGLDRVSDALVALSGRGTWGKVVVKVPQEGGSRL
- a CDS encoding signal peptide-containing protein (similar to Colletotrichum gloeosporioides Nara gc5 XP_007272824.1), which produces MTVDQQIREPVQITAPTITHLPETEISKTVVIEPYHVDLLPEYNYVSREYLISGTAYGQPYCTRILLRCPADPEQFTGFVVEEPSHLWGGTSIWRHINRWLMRNGHAWLEVDSQSPSAISKIKHADPERYQAMHFIPGPLANEFSENIPFETEVTKDSLWETYNSFKAQWWPATPQSPEIIAAASYALRSGKLGLTATRVVLSGLSQTGGLTRRFITHSSHLRLPDGTLPFEGYVPCQSGGSALPDCPGVKIIELLGESEFQTVRLPCGIGGQVKETLHRRPDSDSFRLYEIAGMAHRESRYPSAIDTKRWAVADLKGAKWSTFSNSFIYHAVFEALEKWTGDESISPPAGVILETVGQTDEIERDIHGNALGGVRTLHTEVPLSRLVAATPKGRPNWYCGSEWDFSKDKLRELYGTVDNYRQLAGRAIQDQIKAGFLLRGDAETLRRETIEKVVF